A window of Dehalococcoidia bacterium genomic DNA:
CCGCCGGCACGGTAGTTCTCACCGGCCACGCCTACGACGGCGAAGGGCTGCCGCCCTATCTGCCCTTCATCGAGGCGCTGCGCGGTTATGTACGCGCCTGCGACCCCGGCGCCGTGCCCGCGTTGCCGCGCGAGGGGCTGGCGCAACTGGCACTGCTGCTGCCGGAGCTGCACGATCGCTCCCCCGACTTACCCGCCGGCCGCATGGAGTCGCCGGAGCTGGACCGCTACCGCCTGTTCGAGGCGGTGGCGGACCTGCTGGCGGCGGCGGCGCGGGCGGCGGCGGGCGGGCTGCTGCTCCTGCTCGAGGATGTGCACTGGGCCGACGCCGCCTCGCTCGCCTTGCTGCAACACGTCGTGCGTCGCCTGCCGGAGCTGCCGCTGCTGCTGGCGGCGAGTTACCGCACCGTGGCGCCGCGGCCGGGCCAGCCGCTGCAGGGCGTGCTGGCCGACCTGGCCCGCCAGCCGAACGTGGAGCGGCTGCACCTGCGCCCGTTGCCGCCGGCGGCGACGGGCGAGCTGATCGCGGCGCTCATCGGTACGCCGGCCGCGGCGCCGGTGGCCGGCCGCGTCCACGCTGAGACCGAGGGCAACCCCTTCTTCGTCACCGAGATGATCCGCAACCTGCAAGAAGAGGGGATCGACCTCGCCGCCGCGGATGCAGCGGCGGCCGGCTGGGCCGTGCCGGAGGGGGTGCGCCAGGTGATCGGCAGCCGCCTCGCGCGCCTGGGGGAGGCGGGCAACGCGCTGTTGCAGGCGGCGGCGATCCTGGGCGACGTCTTCCCCTTCGATCTGCTGGCCGCGGTGCGCGACGCGACGCCCGCGGAATTGGCGGGCGCTTTGGAGGACACGGTGGCCGCCGGGCTGCTGCGCGAGCAGCCCGAACCGGATAGGGGCTACGCGTTCGCGCACGCGTTGATCCGGCAGACCGTGCTTGCGGAGACCGCCCTGCCGCGGCGGCAGCAACTCCACCTGCGCGCGGCTGAGACGATTGAACGGCGCTATCCCGAGGCGGCTGCGCAGCGCGCGGCGGAGCTGGCGCGGCACTATCATCTCGCCGGAAGGGGCGCCGACGCCGGTAGAACGGCGAGTTATGCACGGTTGGCCGCGGCGGCCGCGACCCGCACCTTCGCCTGGGCCGCCGCCGCCGAGCAGTGGCAGATCGTGCTTGAGCTGCTTCCGCCCGAAGCGATCGAGCAACGCGCCCGGTTGCTGCTGGCGCTGGGGGAGGCGCAGGCGCGAGCGGGCGCATTGCAGGCCTCATGGGAGACCCTTCAACAAGCGGCGGAGCTGGCGCTGGCGGCGGAGTTGCCGGAGGTGGTGGCGGAAGCGGCCCTGAGCCGCGCCCGCTATCCCGGCACAGGCATGGTCGGCCATGAGCTGCTGGAGACGGCGCTGCGCCTCTTGCCGGCACACGACAGCAGCCTGCGTGTCAGGCTGCTCAGCCGGGTCGCGCAATCGCTGCAAACCACGATCTCGCGGCAGGAGCGCCGGCGGGCGCTGCTGGACGAGGCGCTGGCGATGGCGCGGCGCCTCGGCGATCCGGCAACGATGCTGGCGGCGTCGCTGGCCTGGATCGTGCCGCAGCCCTCGTCACCGCGATGGCGTACCACGGTGATGGAGCTGCTGGAGTTGAACGAGGCGGCCGGCGAGCGCCAGTGGACGGCCCTCGGCTTCCTCTGGAAGCAGCAACTGTTGGTGCGGTTGGGTGATCGCGTCGAGGCGCGGCGAGCGCTGGCCTTCGACCAGACGCAGGCGGAGCAGCTGCGCGAGCCGATCTATCAGTACAACGTGGCGCTGGTCACGGCGATGTGGGCGATGCTGGAAGGGCACTTCAGCGATGCGTACGGCCTGCTCGCGGAGGCCCTCGCCCTGGGAGAGCGGGCGCGGCAGCCGCTGGCGTGGTTCTGGCACGACCTGCAACGCGCGGCGCTGCTCTGCGATCAGGAGCGCGAGGCGGAGCTGCTGGCGCAGACCGAGGCGGAGCTGATCGCCCGCGCCCGGCGAGATCCATGGGCGTCGCACTGGCGCGCCCGGCTGGCCTGGCTGTACGCCAGGGCGGGGCGGCTGTCCGACGCGCACCGCGAGCTGGACGGCCTGGCGGTCAACGACTTCGGCGAGATTCCCGGCCCCGCCGGCTGGAACTGGCTGCTCTGCCTGGCGCTGTTGCCGGAAGTCTGCGTGGCCCTGGGCGATACCCGCCGCGCCCTGCCGCTTTACCACTATCTTGAAACCTACGCCGGCCACTGCATCGTCATCGGTCCGAATACTTGTATCTGCTTCGGCGCGGCGGACCGTTATCGGGGCATGCTCGCCGCCCTGCTCGGCAGGAAGGACGATGCGCTGGCGCACTACGCCGCCGCCGTGGCGCTGAATCGCGGTCTCGGCGCCCGTGTGCAGCTCGCCCACAGCCTGCGCGAATACGCCGTGCTGCTGCGCGCCGCCGGCGGCGAGGATGCGTCGAGCGGGGCCCGTGCCGAACTGGAAGAAGCGCTGGCGCTGTACGAAGCGCTGGGCCTCGCACGGGCTGCGACGGCGACGCGGGCGCTGCTGGCGGCGGAGCCGGGGGCCGCGCGCGGCCGCGCCGCCTACCCCGGCGGTCTCTCCGCGCGCGAAGTCGAGGTGCTGCGCCTGATCGCCTCCGGCAGCACCAACCGGGAGATCGTCGGGGCGCTGACCATCGCCGAGGGCACGGTCGAGCGGCACATCAGCAACCTCTACGCCAAGATCGGCGCCCGCAACCGCGCCGAGGCCACGAGCTACGCGCACGCCCACGGCCTCGCGGCTCTGCCGCCTCGGTAACCACTGCAGGTTCTCCGGTATTCGCTTCCTCCGACACCGCCGCCGCTCGTGCGCGGAAATACAGGGCTTCCGTGATGGCAGCTCGGGCGCCGCGCGGCACGATGCCGGCATGACGCCGGTACGCCCGCCCCCGCGGCGGCCGGCATGCATGAAAGGAAGCCTGTCATGACCTCGCAGTATCCGCGCCGCCGCCTATTGCTGCTCAGCCTGGCGCTAGCCACCGCCCTGGGCCCCGGCGTCGCCGGCTCGGCGCGGGCCGACCAACCCACGGCCGCCGGCACGTGGAGCCTGCTCTTTCGCACACGGACGCTGATCGGAACAGCCGACGGCAACCAGTTCTTCGACGTGGTCGAGTCGCCGGCCTACGTCGGCGGCCTGACCGGCATCGCTGTCGATACCTACAGGCTGGTCGTGCATGCCGACGGCTCATTGAACGCGCAGGGCATCGAAACCTGCGCCGGCTGCACGATCGGCGGCCGCACGGGCGACTACACGGCGACCTTTTCGTTCTCCGCCGCGGGCAGCCGCCTGAACTCGCGCCTGACGTTCCAGAGCGGCAGCGGCGGGCTGGCCGGTTTGCACGGCGGCGGCAGCTTCCAGGTGACGCACACGACGCCGGTCGTCGGCGGCACCTACGCCTACGACGACCACTTCGCGTCGTAAGCCGGCCGGGCAGCCGGCACACGGATCGCACAAGCTGCCAGATGCGGAGATACCCCGCCGGCTCCGCATCTGGCAGCGCCGGCCACGCCTCAGTAGCCCCGCTCCCACTCGATCGCGTTGACCAGCGGACGGCCGGCCAGGTAGGCGCGCAGGTTGTCGCAGAAGAGGTCGACGGGACGCGACTGCGGAGCATCGCTGCCCCCGGAGATGTGCGGCGTGATCAAGACCCGCGGGTCGTCCCACAGGCGCCGGTCCGGCGGCCCGCTGAACTCGCCGACGTAGACGTCGAGCGCCGCGCCGCGGAGCTTCCCCTCAGCGAGTGCGGCGATCAGCGCCTCCTCGTCGATGATCTCCCCGCGCGCCACGTTGACGAGGATCGCGCCGGGCTTCATGGCCGCAAACGCGGCCGCGCCGATCAGGTTGGTCGTCTCCTGCGTCCACTGGCAGCACACCACCACCGCGTCGCTCTCCGCGAGCAACTCCAGCAGGCGGCCAGCCGGCTCCAACCGGCTGAATCCCGCCGGCAGCGCTTCGCCCGGCGTCACGCTGCGCCGCGTGCCCACCACCCGCATGCCGGCAGCCGCGCACAGCCGCCCCACCGCCTGGCCAATCCCGCCTGCGCCCACGATGCAGACCGTTTTGTCCTGGAGCAGCAGCGGCGCGTAGCTGCGGGGCGCGAACTCGTGCCGCACCTGGTCGAGATGGGCCTGCGCAAGGCCCCGGGCGAAGTGCAGCAGGCTGCCGAGCGCGTACTCCGCGTAGGGCTGGCGCGTGTCGGCCTGGCCGCGGGAGGTGGTCACGACCACGTCGCTGCCCCAGAGGTCGGTGCGCAGCAGGTTGCTCGCCCCTGCCGGCGTCTGGTGCACCCAGCGCAGCCGCGGCGAGCGCGCCCGCAGATCCAGCGGCACGGGGAAGCTCACAAGGATGACCTCCGCCGTGGCGAGCAGCCGGTCGCGCGCGTCTCGGGAGTTGGCCGGATGCTCAGCGCGGCCATGCCCGCGGTCGTGCCAGGCCGGCGAGCCCGCGCGCGCCTCGCCGTCGAACCAGCCGCGCGCATCGATCGCGGCGACGTCCGCAGCCACCCCGGCGATCTGGTTCAACGCCGCGTCCGAGACCGCGGCGATCACGACAACATTGGTCGGCGCCATCCTCACCTCCCGGCTCTGCCCGCCGCACTCGCGTGGCGCCCGGCCGCGCGGCGGTCACGCGGGCCGGCCGCGGCCGCCTCAGTATACGAGGGCAAACACGGGAGGAAGCAGGACCGCGCCCGCCGCCGATCTGCCGGGGCGGCATGCAGCCGGCGCCGCCGGCGAAGAGGTCGCCGCCCGCTTCCACCGAGAAGCGCGCGAACGATCGCAGCTCGCGCGCGGCGAGGTCGATCGCCAGCCCCTTGGCCACGGCGCCGAGGTCGAGCAGCAGCGGCCGGCGCAGCCTGATCGTGCCGGCTGCCGCGTTCAACTCCACGTCGCGGTAGCTCGCGCGGGGCATCGTCTTCCGCTTCCCCGGGCACCGTGACGCTGCCGGAGATGGATTCGCGGTTGAAGCCGCGGGCTTCTTGCCGCCGGCCGATCGTCGGGTCGAAGGCGCCGCGCGTCTGTCGAGCGACGCGCCCGGGCCTTCATCTCGTTTTCATGCTCCCCCCTGTATCCTGTTGTCGGTTGCCGTGAGAGGCTGCGCCATGCGTGCGCTCGTGGTGGAAGATCATCGGCGGATCGCCCGCTTTCTGGAGCGGGGGTTGGCCGAAGAGGGGTTCGCCGTCGATGTCGCCTACGATGGCGAGGAAGGGCTGGCGTTCGCGGAGGGGGGAAGCTACGACGTGATCGTGCTCGACGTCGTGCTGCCGGGGCACGACGGCCTGGCGCCCTGCTGCGCCGCGCCGGCGACCGGCCGACGAACGAGCTGCGCGTGCGTGACCTCGTGCTCGACCCGGTGCGTCACGAGGTGCGCCGCGGCGGTGTACCGGCGCCGCTCTCGCTGAAAGAGTTCGCCATCCTCGAATTCCTGATGCAGCAGCCGGGCCGCGTCGCCTGCCGCGCGCCGATCGCCGAGCACGTCCGGGGCTACGACTTCGCCAGCGAATCCAACGTGATCGACGTGCACATCCGCTCGTTGCGGCAGAAGCTCGGCGACACGCGCGAGCAGCCGCTGATCGAGACGATTCGCGGCGTCGGCTACAAGGTCGCGGGATGATGCGGCTGCGCGGGCTGCTGCCGCCGTGGCGTCCGCCGCCTGCCGGCGCCGACCGGCCGCTGTTCCGCCGGGCGCGCCTGCAGCCCACCGCCTGGTACGTGCTCACGCTGATGCTGGTCGTGGTGGGCTTCAGCGCGGTAGTCTACGGCATCCTGGCGGCGCGGCTGCCCGGCCATCACCACGAGCGGCACGAGCCGGCGAGCAAACGCG
This region includes:
- a CDS encoding AAA family ATPase, which translates into the protein MPGPRRQAPFVGRQQELAALRACLAEAHAGRGGVTLLAGEPGIGKTRLLTELAGHARAAGTVVLTGHAYDGEGLPPYLPFIEALRGYVRACDPGAVPALPREGLAQLALLLPELHDRSPDLPAGRMESPELDRYRLFEAVADLLAAAARAAAGGLLLLLEDVHWADAASLALLQHVVRRLPELPLLLAASYRTVAPRPGQPLQGVLADLARQPNVERLHLRPLPPAATGELIAALIGTPAAAPVAGRVHAETEGNPFFVTEMIRNLQEEGIDLAAADAAAAGWAVPEGVRQVIGSRLARLGEAGNALLQAAAILGDVFPFDLLAAVRDATPAELAGALEDTVAAGLLREQPEPDRGYAFAHALIRQTVLAETALPRRQQLHLRAAETIERRYPEAAAQRAAELARHYHLAGRGADAGRTASYARLAAAAATRTFAWAAAAEQWQIVLELLPPEAIEQRARLLLALGEAQARAGALQASWETLQQAAELALAAELPEVVAEAALSRARYPGTGMVGHELLETALRLLPAHDSSLRVRLLSRVAQSLQTTISRQERRRALLDEALAMARRLGDPATMLAASLAWIVPQPSSPRWRTTVMELLELNEAAGERQWTALGFLWKQQLLVRLGDRVEARRALAFDQTQAEQLREPIYQYNVALVTAMWAMLEGHFSDAYGLLAEALALGERARQPLAWFWHDLQRAALLCDQEREAELLAQTEAELIARARRDPWASHWRARLAWLYARAGRLSDAHRELDGLAVNDFGEIPGPAGWNWLLCLALLPEVCVALGDTRRALPLYHYLETYAGHCIVIGPNTCICFGAADRYRGMLAALLGRKDDALAHYAAAVALNRGLGARVQLAHSLREYAVLLRAAGGEDASSGARAELEEALALYEALGLARAATATRALLAAEPGAARGRAAYPGGLSAREVEVLRLIASGSTNREIVGALTIAEGTVERHISNLYAKIGARNRAEATSYAHAHGLAALPPR
- a CDS encoding DUF3224 domain-containing protein yields the protein MTSQYPRRRLLLLSLALATALGPGVAGSARADQPTAAGTWSLLFRTRTLIGTADGNQFFDVVESPAYVGGLTGIAVDTYRLVVHADGSLNAQGIETCAGCTIGGRTGDYTATFSFSAAGSRLNSRLTFQSGSGGLAGLHGGGSFQVTHTTPVVGGTYAYDDHFAS
- a CDS encoding D-2-hydroxyacid dehydrogenase — protein: MAPTNVVVIAAVSDAALNQIAGVAADVAAIDARGWFDGEARAGSPAWHDRGHGRAEHPANSRDARDRLLATAEVILVSFPVPLDLRARSPRLRWVHQTPAGASNLLRTDLWGSDVVVTTSRGQADTRQPYAEYALGSLLHFARGLAQAHLDQVRHEFAPRSYAPLLLQDKTVCIVGAGGIGQAVGRLCAAAGMRVVGTRRSVTPGEALPAGFSRLEPAGRLLELLAESDAVVVCCQWTQETTNLIGAAAFAAMKPGAILVNVARGEIIDEEALIAALAEGKLRGAALDVYVGEFSGPPDRRLWDDPRVLITPHISGGSDAPQSRPVDLFCDNLRAYLAGRPLVNAIEWERGY
- a CDS encoding response regulator — its product is MRALVVEDHRRIARFLERGLAEEGFAVDVAYDGEEGLAFAEGGSYDVIVLDVVLPGHDGLAPCCAAPATGRRTSCACVTSCSTRCVTRCAAAVYRRRSR
- a CDS encoding winged helix-turn-helix domain-containing protein, translated to MRDLVLDPVRHEVRRGGVPAPLSLKEFAILEFLMQQPGRVACRAPIAEHVRGYDFASESNVIDVHIRSLRQKLGDTREQPLIETIRGVGYKVAG